A window of Halobacillus naozhouensis genomic DNA:
AAACTGCAAAGTATTTTCCGGCTAGATTACTGATCGTCTCTAGTAATTTCATTTGCTTCTTCCTTCCGTATCAATAAGTTTATGAGGATTCATGATTCCTTTCGGGTCCAGTGCCGATTTGATATTTCCCATGACATTCAGTGCACTTCCATGTTCACGCTTCAAATACTTCATTTTTCCCCGTCCGACGCCATGCTCTCCGGTGCATGTTCCGCCGCATGCCAAGGCGTATTCCACGATGGCTTCATTGAATTTTTCCGCCATCCTTACTTCTTCTGGATTATCTGTATCGCTCATTAACAAGGCATGGTAGTTGCCGTCACCGACGTGGCCCAGGATGCCTGCTTCAAAGTCCAATTCCTCGATTTTTTCTCTTCCATGTTTAATGGCACCTGCCAATTCCGAGATCGGTACACAAACATCGCTGAAGCTGTTCACTTGCCTGATGGAAGCTTCATCGACGAGTTCGACACGTGCGACCGGGACACCCGTCTGCAAAATCGAAACTACTGCCTCCACAGCATCATCGACAGTCGGAAACGACGCTCTTGCCGCCATGATATTTTCCGGGATTCCGTATACTCTCAAAGTCAGTTCGGTAATACAGCCGAGCGTTCCTTCCGAACCGACATAAAAGCTCGTCAGGTTATATCCGGAAGATGATTTCTGCGCCATGTTTCCTGTGTGGATAATTTCACCGTCAGGCAGTACTACTTCTAAATCATTTACCTGATCCTTCATAATCCCATATTTGACAGAGGTCGTCCCGCTGGCATTGGTAGCTGCCATCCCCCCGAGTGTTGCATCTGCCCCTGGGTCTACCGTGAAAAACAGGCCGTATTTCTTCAGTTCTTTATTCAATTGCGACCGCGTGACACCAGGCTGGACCTTGACCAGAAAGTCCTTTTCCCGGATTTCAACGACTTTGTTTATTAATGTAAAGTCGATGGTAATTCCCTTATCATAAGGAATGACATGCCCCTCCAGACTAGATCCCAGTCCGAAAGGGACGATCGACGTATCATTCCTATCCGCTACTTTTTTACTTGCTCCTTTGTCAATGACAGTACCTTGATCCCCCTTTTTATTTGAGGGCCCTAAGTCTATTGCAAATCTCGGTAGAAACTTCATCAGTAGTACACTTCCCGCCAATGTCAGCTGTCTTTATATCGTCAGCTATCACTTCTTGAATGACATCTAATAGCTTTTCACCAAGTTCTTCTTCGTTAAAATGATCTAGCATCATTTTGGCGGTCCATATTTGCCCGACTGGATTAGCAATCCCCTTTCCATAAATATCAGGTGCAGAACCATGGACGGGTTCAAACATGGAAGGGTATTGACCATTTAAATTGATATTTGCAGCGGGTGCGATGCCAATACTCCCCATAACAGCACCGCCTATATCCGTTAAAATATCACCAAATAGGTTACTTGCCACAATGACGTCAAACTTTTCTGGTTGACTTACAAAAAAGGCGGCAAGAGCATCAATATGGGAAGAATTTGTTTCAACTTTCGGATAATCATTCTTTACAACATCGAATACAGAATCCCAAAACGGCATGGTATGAAAGATTCCGTTAGATTTTGTAGCACTTGTCAGATGTTTATTCCTTCTTTCAGCTAAATCAAAGGCATACCGCATCGCTGATTCGCAGCCTTTTCTAGTAAATACTGCATTTTGTATCGCCATTTCATTTTCATTTCTGTGGATCCGTCCACCAATTTCACTATACTCCCCCTCACTATTCTCTCTTACGACAATGAGGTCGAAATCATTAGGGTTTGTAAGAGGCGAGCGAAGACCTTTAAAGTATTGAGCTGGTCTTATATTGATGGATTGTTCAAAATTCCTCCTAATTTTTAACAACAGCCCCCATAGTGATACATGATCAGGGACGATGGAAGGATTGCCGACCGCTCCTAGAAAGATGGCTTCGAAGTTTTGCAGTGTTTCAATACCATCTTCAGGCATCATTTCACCATGCTCTAAATAATAATCACAACTCCAAGGAAACTCAGTAAATTCAAATGATAATCCTCCATGCACTTCAGCAATGGTATGTAGAACTTCCAATGCAGGAGGAACAACTTCTTTACCGATTCCATCTCCAGGGATAACAGCAATTTCATGTTTTTTCATGAGATAATCTCCTTTAAATAAAATTTAACGAAATGAAAAACGCTGAGATTCAGCGTTTTTCACTTCCTTAGCCTTTTCTAGACTATTTAGCAGAAGCTGCCTTTGCAGCCTTTATAACGTCAGCTCCAACTTCATCTTTAAATTCTTCATAGACGGGTTGTAATGCTTTTTGGAATACTTTTCTTTCCTCTGGAGTTAATTCATGAATTTCCATTTTTCCACGTTTTTTTATGGTTTCAAATGCTTCTTGATTAAGTTTCTCGGCTAGTTCGCGGGCTTTCTTTGTTCCGTGATCTATACCTGCTTGTACTACTT
This region includes:
- a CDS encoding tartrate dehydrogenase, whose protein sequence is MKKHEIAVIPGDGIGKEVVPPALEVLHTIAEVHGGLSFEFTEFPWSCDYYLEHGEMMPEDGIETLQNFEAIFLGAVGNPSIVPDHVSLWGLLLKIRRNFEQSINIRPAQYFKGLRSPLTNPNDFDLIVVRENSEGEYSEIGGRIHRNENEMAIQNAVFTRKGCESAMRYAFDLAERRNKHLTSATKSNGIFHTMPFWDSVFDVVKNDYPKVETNSSHIDALAAFFVSQPEKFDVIVASNLFGDILTDIGGAVMGSIGIAPAANINLNGQYPSMFEPVHGSAPDIYGKGIANPVGQIWTAKMMLDHFNEEELGEKLLDVIQEVIADDIKTADIGGKCTTDEVSTEICNRLRALK